Proteins encoded by one window of Manihot esculenta cultivar AM560-2 chromosome 10, M.esculenta_v8, whole genome shotgun sequence:
- the LOC110623868 gene encoding serine/threonine-protein kinase-like protein At5g23170: protein MAEFDYQDLVKATEGFSPSRLIGKGSHGSVYKGILLKENKVLAIKKSTIGIDHVSNDNSKKLENEICILSSLHDHHHQSPYIINFLGTSHEYSSRKLLVMEFMPNGSLHEMLHAAKTPPSWPKRVEIALQIARAVQFLHENNPLVIHRDIKSANVLFDENWNAKLADYGLAMSRVGSLSHQASQPAGTIGYMDPCYTTPSKLSTKTDVFSYGVVLLEIISSRKAIDVSKSPSSIVEWAVPLSQKHRVPIGEICDPRIGLPPYMEGTIRNLLNVAARCVSSKEENRPCIGEVAMEMNSFCLVERVKVVVASPCSWTCLVRSLILMRRQRRLAKKCKRKCEDYSEISKGKLLLREMLADR, encoded by the coding sequence ATGGCAGAGTTTGACTATCAAGATCTTGTAAAGGCCACTGAAGGATTCTCCCCTTCAAGACTCATTGGTAAAGGAAGCCATGGATCAGTCTACAAAGGAATATTgcttaaagaaaataaagttcTTGCAATCAAGAAATCAACCATTGGTATTGATCATGTGTCTAACGACAACTCCAAGAAGCTCGAGAATGAAATTTGTATATTATCATCTCTGCATGATCATCATCATCAAAGTCCATATATCATCAACTTTCTTGGAACGAGTCATGAGTACAGCAGCAGAAAGCTTCTGGTTATGGAGTTCATGCCTAATGGTTCTCTTCATGAAATGTTGCATGCAGCCAAAACTCCACCTTCTTGGCCTAAACGTGTAGAGATAGCTCTCCAAATCGCTAGGGCAGTGCAATTTCTTCATGAAAACAATCCTTTAGTTATCCATAGAGACATCAAGTCCGCTAATGTTTTGTTCGACGAAAATTGGAATGCTAAGTTGGCAGATTATGGACTGGCCATGTCGCGAGTCGGTTCACTGAGTCACCAGGCGAGTCAACCAGCCGGGACCATAGGGTACATGGACCCTTGTTACACTACCCCAAGCAAACTAAGTACTAAAACCGATGTGTTTAGTTATGGGGTAGTTTTATTAGAAATCATAAGCAGCAGAAAAGCCATTGATGTTTCTAAGTCCCCATCTTCAATAGTAGAATGGGCAGTGCCACTAAGTCAAAAGCATAGGGTACCCATTGGAGAAATTTGTGACCCAAGAATTGGGTTGCCGCCATACATGGAGGGCACTATAAGGAACTTGCTCAATGTGGCTGCACGTTGTGTGTCTTCTAAGGAAGAAAATCGCCCATGTATTGGTGAAGTTGCGATGGAGATGAATAGTTTTTGCCTGGTTGAAAGAGTAAAAGTAGTAGTAGCTAGCCCTTGCAGCTGGACATGCCTTGTCAGGAGTTTGATTCTGATGAGAAGGCAAAGAAGATTAGCCAAGAAATGTAAGAGAAAATGTGAAGATTATAGTGAGATTTCAAAAGGGAAGCTTTTGTTAAGGGAGATGCTGGCTGATAGATAA